In Betaproteobacteria bacterium, the sequence TTCAGATGCTATCAACAGGCGCGACACTGAAATGAAACCGTACTGACGATCAAAGTTATCCAGCGTACGCTGAAGCTCCAGCGCCAAGCGCTCCAGCATTTGCCCGCGCCGCTCGTCGTCCGCTTGCGCCAGTGCACCTGAGGCAATTTCAATTCGGCGCGATAAATAAAGTTCGCCGCGATACGTGATGGTCAACAACCCATCACCCTGGGTCAAGGCAAGAAAGGCAAGACCACGATTGGCTTCCTCAAAAAGCGCGGCGACATTGCGCACAGCCATTTCGGGAATATCAATCGCTTCCAGCGGCACTTTCTTTTCGTGAAAGAGCGCCATGCGCTCGCCGATCACCGTCGCCGGCGCGACCACAGCAAAGACATTGGCCTGTCGGGCGCCTTCAGTCGGAATATCGGCAATGGCTATTGCCGCACCATCCACCGGAAAATCCACGACGTCCTTCAGGCGCCAGCGCAAAGCCTGCACGCGCTCATCAGGCGGCACGGCAGGCGCCTCAAGCTGAACCAGCCGGTATTCGCTCTCATCGAGCAGGGCCGCGCAGCGGTAGCGCTTCAGACCTCGGCTCTGACCGAGACGGGAGAGTGCATCGGCTTCATTTTTCTCGACGCGAAAGGAGTCGCAAAGGCGAATTTCAGGGCGCTTGCCTTCAGCATGGATGACATGAGCAAGATCGATGCGGTCGCCATGCCTGACGATAGCCATCCACCCTGCCTCAAACTTCACCCCAAAATTCGGCCACATTGTCCCTACACCTTAAGCTTTTTCAGAAGGATAGCCAGCAACGCATTATTTTTCAATGGTTTTTTCAAATTCAATAGTTTTCACGAAAATAGATTACTGGCGATCGTGGACCGCAGGAACCGAAGCAGGCACGAGCCGTCGGGGCCGACAAGGTCAGCCAGGTGTTTGCGCCGCGCAGGATGCTTCCCGTCACATCAACCAGACCGGCATTGCCAGCGCCCGGTGCAGAAAGGCTCAGGCGCGGCAAGCCGGCCACGATAGGCGACGCCAGCGTGGCCGTGGTCTTGGTCTTGAGTGCGTTGGTCAGGCCGCCATTGGCATTGGTCGGGATGGTCAGGGCCGTACAGCTATCGGCGGTGTTGGTCGTCCAGCCATTCGCGCTCCAGTATTGGGTCTTTGCGGGCACAGAAAGTGGCAAAAATTCACTGCCGTAGGCGTTGCTCAACCAGAGGCGGCCACTGCGCAGGGTGGTCGTTCCCTCCACCGTTGCCGCAGGGGCTGTGCGCAAAGAGGTGACATTGTCAGCGTCGTTTGCCCGAACCCGAACGACCGTTGGCACGGTACCAGCCGAAGTAAAGGCATAAGCCGGTGTGGTTGATGCGGCAACCCCGCGCAGATAAGCCGAGGCTGGAATGACATTCGTAGTCACAACGAATGCCCCCGGGCCGGGATTGGCGATGGTATCGCCGGAGTCTCGCGCGGTCAGGGTTGTTGCCTTGGCAAAGATACTACCCGAGCCATGGTAATTTTGCGTCGTCACTCCGCTTGCATTGCGCGCACTCACGATGACACTGAACGGTTGGCCGGAATAGGTAAATGCACCGGTCGCACAAGCCTGGGTTACAGCCACATCAAAGTGATCCGGCACAAATCGACCGAAATAATTGCTCGCCGCCGTATTGCCGAACTTGCACCCCACCTTGCCGGCGCCATCGGCGCTATTGGAAAAATCATTGGGTGGCGTGTTGACGCAGACCGTATCAGAACCATCCTGATAGGCACTGGTGTAATTTGAGTCGAATACCCCTTGGGCCTTGAAACGAAAATAGCCAACCTCACTATAGGTAAAGGCCGCGCCGCTGGCGCCGTTGCCTGTGGCAGCACTGGCCGCTGTCGAAAAGGCTCCCGCCAGGCTACCGATCTGAACCGGCATGCCGATCCACTCAATCAGTGTTGGCGCCACTCCCGGGGTGCCGTCATAACCCGGCGTAGCTGTATCCGCCGTAATCGAAAAATTGCCCCCCGCCTTGATCAACGGAGTGGCAGAAATACTGACACCGGTGGCGTCCGCATTGGCATCGGGAGACGAGATCGTGCTAAAAGCGGCCGGGCGTATGGCAAAGCGGTCATTCGAGCAAAGCGCCCCATTGCTCTGGTTAAATCGGACCCACACATTTTGGTAGGCTTTGGTGTTCTGCCCCGCTG encodes:
- a CDS encoding agglutinin biogenesis protein MshI, whose protein sequence is MAIVRHGDRIDLAHVIHAEGKRPEIRLCDSFRVEKNEADALSRLGQSRGLKRYRCAALLDESEYRLVQLEAPAVPPDERVQALRWRLKDVVDFPVDGAAIAIADIPTEGARQANVFAVVAPATVIGERMALFHEKKVPLEAIDIPEMAVRNVAALFEEANRGLAFLALTQGDGLLTITYRGELYLSRRIEIASGALAQADDERRGQMLERLALELQRTLDNFDRQYGFISVSRLLIASEFDCTGTAAALAQNLYLPVQAADLATVLDFAALPELRSAERQAQSLLAIGAALRLDA